A genome region from Triticum aestivum cultivar Chinese Spring chromosome 2B, IWGSC CS RefSeq v2.1, whole genome shotgun sequence includes the following:
- the LOC123039184 gene encoding uncharacterized protein, whose translation MAMRRPSRPADAVPLPQSSPRSPIPSAALLWLWAALLLHLTAPAASKPAAVVAGPVSRVEEARLFQIYYGQDIKVIKNAWDGKSYLLTQSTSKMAAQDQIAKGGYTILLEPDPGADAPWFTRGTVERFVRLVIMSEVLERVTMIESEILQLEDAIAVQSNKNLGLKSGEGHNGKPVDSSMEGTIDTIDFISFLNVALRSHNIYEEILGVQTGYNTDGDKALVLYKVSLTHIQHPHYKMTTECMRSIQTTWMLENLKGITSPQVASQCVLQAYATGNVQLVNGTDAGKLSQFRAHFVSTNQDKGCSFAAYVPSEEDTPLQRAEWIKYLGTFMNSEDRANAVHNAGVQADGRSELMPC comes from the exons ATGGCCATG CGACGCCCATCACGTCCAGCAGATGCCGTCCCTCTCCCTCAATCCTCACCGCGTTCCCCAATCCCCAGCGCGGCATTGCTGTGGCTGTGGGCGGCTCTACTCCTGCACCTCACGGCGCCGGCCGCGAGCAagccggcggcggtggtggccgggCCGGTGTCACGGGTGGAGGAGGCGAGGCTGTTCCAGATATACTACGGGCAGGACATCAAGGTCATCAAGAACGCCTGGGACGGCAAGAGCTACCTCCTCACGCAG AGCACTTCCAAGATGGCCGCCCAGGACCAGATTGCCAAGGGAGGCTACACCATCCTGCTGGAGCCGGATCCGGGGGCCGATGCGCCATGGTTCACCAGGGGCACCGTCGAGAG GTTCGTCCGCTTAGTCATCATGTCGGAGGTCCTGGAGCGGGTGACGATGATAGAGTCCGAGATACTGCAGCTCGAGGACGCCATCGCCGTCCAGAGCAACAAAAATCTAGGGCTCAAATCT GGAGAAGGCCATAATGGGAAACCGGTGGACTCCTCCATGGAAGGTACAATAGATACTATTGATTTCATTTCATTTCTGAATGTTGCATTGCGCAGTCACAATATCTACGAAGAAATCTTAG GTGTCCAGACAGGTTACAATACTGATGGTGATAAGGCACTTGTTCTGTACAAGGTAAG CCTGACGCACATCCAGCATCCGCACTACAAAATGACGACGGAGTGCATGAGGAGCATTCAAA CTACTTGGATGCTGGAGAACTTGAAGGGGATAACATCACCTCAGGTGGCCTCTCAGTGCGTGCTCCAGGCATATGCAACTGGAAATGTGCAGCTTGTCAACGGGACAGACGCAGGCAAACTCTCGCAGTTTCGCGCGCATTTCGTGAGCACGAATCAAGATAAAGGTTGCAGCTTCGCAGCCTACGTACCCTCCGAAGAGGACACGCCGTTGCAG AGGGCCGAGTGGATCAAATACCTGGGAACGTTCATGAACTCCGAAGACAGGGCCAATGCAGTACATAATGCA GGAGTACAAGCAGACGGGCGGTCTGAACTGATGCCATGTTGA